One Triplophysa dalaica isolate WHDGS20190420 chromosome 11, ASM1584641v1, whole genome shotgun sequence genomic window carries:
- the ap5s1 gene encoding AP-5 complex subunit sigma-1 has protein sequence MVICFLIHTVCPVNALSAGESRILYSRSFGPETGDGRDFTSEQKRLMQKEKLQIVSRQVRSAVALSREASGNPCAEAVLGEEAMALGEAECGVFSLGNVELFPDRSVVLWLGVQSLAFTLVCRPHENLLLAEGTLRSIARHCLEELRLLGPGSEVLLKSDRVDAMLHRLLPHGQLLFLNHRFAFSLDKEIASYVSK, from the exons atggtGATATGTTTCTTAATCCATACGGTGTGTCCGGTAAACGCGCTGTCTGCTGGGGAGAGCCGCATACTTTACTCGCGCTCATTTGGACCGGAAACCGGAGATGGTCGTGATTTTACATCTGAACAGAAACGATTGATGCAGAAAGAGAAACTTCAAATCGTATCCAG GCAGGTGCGGAGTGCTGTGGCTCTGAGTAGGGAAGCCTCAGGCAATCCATGTGCGGAGGCTGTGCTGGGTGAAGAGGCCATGGCACTGGGTGAAGCTGAGTGTGGTGTGTTTTCATTAGGTAATGTGGAGCTGTTTCCAGATCGAAGTGTTGTGCTGTGGCTGGGTGTTCAGTCTCTAGCATTCACTCTGGTCTGCAGACCACACGAAAATCTTCTGCTCGCAGAGGGAACGCTTCGCAGCATCGCACGCCACTGTCTGGAGGAACTACGTCTTCTTGGACCTGGTAGTGAG GTGTTGCTGAAGAGTGATCGAGTAGATGCAATGTTGCACAGACTCCTTCCTCATGGTCAACTCCTCTTCCTCAACCACCGTTTTGCATTCAGCCTGGATAAAGAGATAGCAAGCTACGTGagcaaatga
- the cdc25b gene encoding M-phase inducer phosphatase 2: MDFEFARGDISPVDDHFSTGPDSVCRPHRLSLPELGLRGSPCMKSLSSPGPMAVLSPVTNLALNLNNLAVLGGQCETPKRKKTLPLLKIPSFASDVSSDAGLGMDSPSPLDPLDAEQKFEKAILDSSRIVNDRKIPIRRIHSLPVQFLGHSPNLKNKECDDSRYGVWTRGHDSANKENLAEDNFEFKKPSMPAFRCRMRSTGGAKDAFACRPNSAPALMLSPSSNQHDSSDESSPFILRRCLDDEDDDGFLEGLDDMENDSDVPLGMDSLLTAPLVSKQSMDSTDSPVIRCRPRGLFRSPSMPSPGVRVPLKRSERPQDENTPMRVKRRRSLAGTQIAPTEQEDVMPHQVQRSKSFNHSQIERMLDIDPTNVIGDFTKAPALPTVSGRHQELKYITPEIMVKAMNGQYNDLVERLFVIDCRYPYEYDGGHIKDALNFHHEDQLEDHFLRNPILPMCPEKRVLLVFHCEFSSERGPRMCRYVRERDRLLNEYPNLHYPELYILKGGYKEFFPLHKSACEPQDYRPMAHEDFKEDYRKFRLKSRTWSGERSKRDMYSRLKKL, encoded by the exons ATGGATTTTGAGTTTGCTCGCGGCGATATTAGCCCTGTAGATGATCATTTCAGCACCGGGCCTGATTCTGTTTGTCGACCTCACCGACTCTCTCTCCCCGAGCTCGGCCTGAGGGGCTCCCCCTGCATGAAGAGCCTGTCCTCCCCCGGACCCATGGCTGTGCTTTCTCCCGTGACTAACCTGGCTCTAAACTTGAATAATCTCGCTGTACTTGGAGG ACAATGTGAAACGCCAAAGCGGAAGAAAACACTACCCCTGCTGAAGATCCCTTCCTTCGCGTCTGATGTCTCTTCTGATGCAG GTCTTGGTATGGATTCTCCCAGCCCTTTGGACCCTCTGGATGCTGAGCAGAA ATTTGAGAAAGCCATACTTGATTCATCGAGAATAGTCAATGA cAGGAAAATACCTATTCGCAGGATACATTCTTTGCCG GTGCAGTTTTTGGGTCATAGTCCCaatttaaagaataaagaatGTGATGATTCTCGCTATGGAGTTTGGACTCGAGGACACGACAGTGCCAATAAAGAAAACCTGGCTGAG GATAATTTTGAGTTCAAGAAGCCTTCCATGCCTGCATTTCGCTGCCGCATGCGCTCTACTGGGGGTGCCAAGGATGCTTTCGCCTGCCGCCCCAACTCTGCTCCTGCTTTAATG CTGTCTCCATCATCCAATCAGCATGACTCTTCCGATGAGAGCAGTCCCTTCATATTGCGACGCTGTCTCGATGATGAAGATGACGATGGCTTCTTGGAGGGGCTTGATGATATGGAG AATGACTCTGATGTTCCACTGGGAATGGATAGTCTCCTCACAGCTCCTCTGGTATCCAAGCAAAGCATGGACAGTACTGATTCG CCTGTGATTCGCTGTCGTCCACGTGGGCTCTTTCGTTCTCCCTCCATGCCTAGCCCAGGAGTGCGTGTCCCACTGAAGAGGTCAGAGAGGCCTCAAGATGAGAATACACCCATGAGAGTGAAGAGGCGGCGGAGCCTGGCAGGGACACAAATTGCTCCTACAGAGCAGGAAGATGTCATGCCCCATCAG GTTCAAAGGTCAAAGTCATTTAATCACTCACAGATTGAAAGAATGTTGGATATAGATCCCACTAATGTGATTGGCGATTTCACCAAg GCTCCTGCGTTACCCACAGTATCTGGAAGACACCAAGAGCTGAAATACATCACTCCTGAGATT ATGGTTAAAGCAATGAATGGTCAATATAATGATCTGGTGGAAAGGCTGTTTGTCATCGATTGTCGCTATCCGTATGAGTATGATGGCGGCCATATTAAG GATGCCCTCAACTTTCATCATGAAGACCAACTTGAAGACCACTTTTTACGGAATCCCATCCTCCCCATGTGCCCCGAGAAGCGCGTCCTGCTGGTTTTCCACTGTGAATTTTCGTCCGAGCGTGGCCCACGCATGTGTCGCTACGTTCGAGAGAGAGATCGACTTTTGAACGAGTATCCCAACCTCCATTACCCTGAACTGTACATCCTGAAGGGTGGCTACAAGGAGTTTTTCCCACTACACAAG tCTGCGTGTGAGCCCCAGGATTACAGGCCGATGGCTCATGAAGACTTCAAAGAAGACTATAGAAAGTTCCGCCTTAAAAGCCGCACCTGGTCTGGAGAACGCAGCAAGAGAGACATGTATAGCCGTCTCAAAAAACTTTGA